Part of the Weissella coleopterorum genome is shown below.
AAAAGACTACTGATGAAAATTTAAGAGATGCAGCCCTCAGTAAAAATTATGTAAAAAATAAAATTGAACAAGTTGATCATACACGGTATCAAATTGTGGTGAAACCCTTAATTGATACCTCTGATGGTGAAAATAAAATTGTGGGAGCAGTGGAGGTCAAAGCAAACTTAGAGAGCGTCTACGATAGTTTGAAGCAGGTGGCTTTAATTTATGCTTCGGCTACGGTTGTAGCTTTGTTCTTAGGCGTGATCATGGCATTTATTATGTCACGGACCCTGACAAAACCCATCATGGATATTAGTGAGCGAACGGTGCGAATTTCGAGTGGCGATTATTCGGGAGTACTGAGTGTCCGAGGGCATGATGAGATTAGTCAGTTGGCTCATAATGTAAATTTACTTTCACGTCGAATTGAAGAAACTACTAGTTCACAAGAGTTAGAACGGCAAAGGCTTGATTCAGTCCTTGAACACATGACTGATGGGGTAATTGCCACAGATCGAAGGGGTTCAATTAATTTAATAAACCCGGCGGCGTTACGTCTATTAGGGATTGATGATGAAAGTAAGGTCTTAGGGAAATATGTGTTGAAACTTTTAAGACTTGACGATCAGTATCAATTGCGTAATTTTTTTGGAAACGTTGATAATCTGTTATTGGATTTTGGTGACGAAGAACATGAATTAACTTTGAAAGTTAATAGTGCCCAGATCCAACGTGAATCTGGCTTTATCTCTGGAATGGTAGTTGTGCTCCATGACGTGACGGAAGAACAACGAATTAATCAAGAACGGCGTCAGTTTGTATCAAACGTTTCGCATGAATTGCGAACGCCGTTAACCTCAGTTAAATCATATATTGATGCACTTCAAGAGGGAGCGATTGAGGATCCAGAATTAACCAATCAGTTCCTAGAGGTGGTACAATCTGAGACCGGTCGAATGATTAATATGATAAATGACCTATTGGAACTTTCAAGAATGGATCGGGGGGTGCGTAATCTTGAATTAGAGTGGGTTAATTTAGGTGCGCTTTTTGAATATATTTTGAATCGTTTTGATATGATCATTGCTTCAAAACAGGCTGGTCAAAAGGACTATCGTATTATTCGAAAAATTGATCCAACACCGGTTTGGGTCGAAGTTGATCCATCTAAGTTTACCCAGGTGATTGATAATATTATGAATAATGCCATTAAATATTCCCCTGATGGTGGTATTATTCTGACACGAATGGAATTAGTTGACCAAAAGGCAGTAATTAGTATTAAGGATCAAGGCTTGGGGATTCCACAAAAAGACGTACAACATGTTTTTGATCGTTTTTTCCGAGTTGATAAGGCTCGTTCACGGGCTCAAGGTGGGACCGGTTTGGGGCTAGCGATTGCGAAAGAAATTGTCGAATCATTTGGTGGTAGAATTTGGGCTGAGTCAAAAGAGGGACAGGGAT
Proteins encoded:
- the walK gene encoding cell wall metabolism sensor histidine kinase WalK; translation: MKKGKKFFSSIYFKNAIVFTLTLLVTLEIIGVFFIKQLERSNLVTFRQQIGLPAYVSDQLTQQLTENSSAENNADVHATLSGINNVLISDIQVIDTKGVVRGTVDINKQDLVGQKTTDENLRDAALSKNYVKNKIEQVDHTRYQIVVKPLIDTSDGENKIVGAVEVKANLESVYDSLKQVALIYASATVVALFLGVIMAFIMSRTLTKPIMDISERTVRISSGDYSGVLSVRGHDEISQLAHNVNLLSRRIEETTSSQELERQRLDSVLEHMTDGVIATDRRGSINLINPAALRLLGIDDESKVLGKYVLKLLRLDDQYQLRNFFGNVDNLLLDFGDEEHELTLKVNSAQIQRESGFISGMVVVLHDVTEEQRINQERRQFVSNVSHELRTPLTSVKSYIDALQEGAIEDPELTNQFLEVVQSETGRMINMINDLLELSRMDRGVRNLELEWVNLGALFEYILNRFDMIIASKQAGQKDYRIIRKIDPTPVWVEVDPSKFTQVIDNIMNNAIKYSPDGGIILTRMELVDQKAVISIKDQGLGIPQKDVQHVFDRFFRVDKARSRAQGGTGLGLAIAKEIVESFGGRIWAESKEGQGSEFKIALPYSLEADLEDDWSDNEE